A stretch of DNA from Microlunatus capsulatus:
TCGCCCGTCGCGGGCCGACCCGGATCGTCCGCACCCGGCACGGCCTCACCCTGGCCGCGGCCGGCGTCGACGCCTCCAACGTCGCGGCCGGGACGGTCCTCGTGCTGCCCGCCGACCCCGACGCCGACGCCGCGGACCTGCTGGCCGCCCTGGCGGCCCGGACCGGGCTGGCGCTGGCCGTCGTCGTCTCCGACACCGCGGGCCGGGCCTGGCGCGAGGGGCAGACCGACCAGGCCATCGGCGCGGCCGGGCTGCGCGTGCTGGAGCGCTACGCCGGCCGGCAGGACGGCTACGGCAACGACCTCAAGGTGACGGCGATGGCCGTCGCCGACGAGGTGGCCGGGGCCGCCGACCTCGTCAAGGGCAAGCTGGCCGGCCGTCCCGTCGCGGTGGTCCGCGGCCTGGGTCACCTCGTGCAGCCGGTGGGCGGGCCCGACGGCACCGCCCGCGCGCTGGTCCGCGACCCGGGCCAGGACATGTTCTCCCGCGGCGCCCGGGAGGCCGTGCTGCTGGCGGCGCTGACGGCCACCGGCCAGCCGGAGCGGTACGAGGAGGTCGTCGCCCTGGACGAGCCCGAGCGCACCGCCGCCGTGCTGGCCGGGACCGGTCCGGACGGCGAGCCGCTGGGCCCGCAGGCCGTCGCGCTGGTCCGCGCGCTGCTGGCCGCCGACCTGCGCTGACCGCCCGGGGACGGCGCCGGCGGCCGCTCGCGGAGGGCCGTCGGCCCAGGTCCAGCGGTTAGACTCGGCCCCCGGCGCGCGGGGCACCCGCCCCGTGCCGCCCGCGAACCGTCGACCCCACCGCGCCCCCGCGCACCTGGTGGGCCCTGGAGGAGTACCGGTGGCCAAGTCCCCCACGCCCGCGCCCGGCACGAGCCGTCGGGACCGGCTGGCCTCGTTCGAGGCCGCCCGCAAGGCCGAGCAGCGCCGTCGCACCATCGGCCTCTTCGCCATCTGCGGCGTGCTCGCGCTGGCCCTGCTGGCCTACCCCGTCTACCTGTTCGTCGACGACTACAAGGCCCGCAACGCCACCATCACCGACTTCGGCCCGGCGGCCTCGGCGGCCGGCTGCGACCCCGCGGCCAGCAACCCCGCCACCGGCAACCAGGAGCACGTCGCCGAGGGCACCAAGGTGACCTACGACCGGTTCCCGCCCGACTCGGGTCCGCACTACGCCACCCCGGCCCCGTTCACCAAGCACTTCTACTCCACCGCCGACCGCCCTCAGGTCGAGACCCTGGTGCACAACCTCGAGCACGGCTACACCGTCGTCTGGTACCGCGCCGAGGCCCCGCAGGACCAGGTCGACACCCTCAGCGACATCGCCAAGACCTTCGGCAGCGACGACTACGACCCGGCCGACAAGTTCATCGCCGCCCCCTGGTCCGAGGCCGACGGCGGCCCGTTCCCGGACGGCAAGGACGTCGTCCTGACCCGCTGGACCGCCGACCCGGCCAACCCCGCCGACACCACCAAGCAGCAGGGCGTCCGCCAGGCCTGCGGCCAGGTCAGCGGTGCCGCCATCGCCGACTTCATGACCCAGTACCCCGTCGTCAACTCCCCCGAGCCCAACGGCGCCTGACCCGGGGTTGCTCGCGGGTCGGGTCGGGTCGGCCGCCCGAGCTCGGCGAGTGCTGGAAGACCGCACCGAAGAGACGTCCGGAGATGCAGATTCTCAGCACTCGCAGCCCGAGGGCGGCCGCGCGCGCAACTGCGGGAGAACGACAAGCGCCAGGCCGGCTGGGGTGCCGGGAGCCCGCAGTTAGTGCGTAACCGGGCGGCCGCGTGCGCCCGAGCTCGGCGAGTGCTGAAAGACCGCGCCGAAGGGGCGCCCAGAGATGCAGATTCTCAGCACTCGCAGCCCGCGGGCGGCCGCGCGCGCAACTGCGGGGGACGACAAGCGCCAGGCCGGCAGGGGTGCGGGAGCCCGCAGTTAGTGCGTGACCGGGCGGCCGCGTGCGCCCGAGCTCGGCGAGTGCTGAGAGACCGCGCCGAAGGGGCGCCCAGAGGTGCAGATTCTCAGCATTCGCAGCCCGCGGGCTGCCACGCGCGCAACTGCGGGAAGACGACAGACGCTGAGCCGGCAGGGGTGTCGGATGCCCGCAGCAAGTGCGTGGTCGCGCCGCCGAGTGCGCTCGAGCTCAGCGAGTGCTGAAAGACCGCGCCGAAGGGGCGCCCAGAGGTGCAGATCCTCAGCACTCGCAGCCCGCGGGCGGCCACGCCCCCCAACTGCGGGAGGACGACAGGCGCAGGGCCGGCAGGGATGGCGGAAGTCCGCAGATGCGTGCGCCGCTGGCCGTCCCACCGCCTCCTGCGCCCGTCGAAGGGCCTTCGACAAGCTCAGGCCGCGCAACGACCAGCCAGCCGCTCAGCGCCCCACGCGCTCAACCCGAGGGGCACCCGGATCCCGCGCCGCTGCCTGGACGACCGGACCGGCAGGACACGCTCTTCGTCCTGCCGAGGAGGGAGGAAGGCAGCGGACCCGAGCGGGATCCGCGACCGAGCGGAGCGAGGTCCAAGATCACGCGTAGCTGCGGCCCAGCCGCTCCGTCACCTCGGCGACGAGCTCCTTGATCCGCTCGGCCTCGCTGACGGGGCAGACGAGGGTGATCTGCGGGGTCTGGACGATGACGGTGTCGCTGAGCCCGACGACGGCGACCAGCCGGCCGTCCTCGGCGTGGTTGATGACGAGGTTGTCGCGGGCGTCCACCAGCACGCTGACGCCCTGGGTGGCGTTGCCCTGCGCGTCGCGCGGCAGCTGCTCGGACAGGGAGGCGAAGCCGCCGACGTCGTGCCAGGTGATCGGCAGCCGGACGGCGACGACGTGGCCGGAGCCGCGGCCCTGGCTGGCGGGCTCCATCACCGCGTAGTCGACGCTGATCTTCAGCAGCCGCGGGTAGATCTCGGCGAGCCGGTCGGGCTCCGCGGCCAGTGCGGTGACCTGCGCGTGGGTGTCGGGGTGCAGCTGCGCCAGCTGCTCCAGCAGGGTGGCTGCCCGCCAGACGAACATGCCGGCGTTCCACCAGTAGCTGCCGGAGTCCAGGTAGCCCTGCGCCGTCGCGAGGTCGGGCTTCTCCTTGAACTCCGCGACGGTGTGCACGTCCGGGTGGCCGGCCAGGGCGTCGGCGTGCCGCAGGTAGCCGTAGCCGGTGTGCGCGGAGGTGGGGACGACGCCGAAGGTGACGAGGGCGCCGGGGTCCTCCTCGGCGACGGCGAAGCCCTCGGCCAGGGCGGTCTGGAAGGCCTCGACGGGGTGCATGATCTGGTCGGCGGTGACCACCGCGACGACGGCCTCCGGGTCGCGGGCCGCCAGCACCGCCGCGGGCCAGGCGACGGCGTTGAGGGAGTCGCGCCCCTCGGGCTCGCCCAGGATGTTCTCCGCCAGCACCTCGGGCAGCTCCTCGGCGACGACGTGCGCGTAGTCGGCCCCCGTGCAGACCAGCACCCGCTCGGGCGGCACCAGCCCCTCCAGCCGCTCGTAGGCGATCCGGAGCAGGCTCTTGCCGCCGAGGACCTTCAGCAGCTGCTTGGGCATGTCCTGGCGCGACAGCGGCCACAGCCGTTTGCCGGAGCCGCCGGCCATGATGAGGACGTAGCGCATGGCGGCACCCTAGCGAGACGGCGTGACGGCACGGTGTCGCGCGCCCGCGACGGACGGCGCGCCGTCGTCGGCCACTACGGTGGCCCGATGAGCGACACGGTCAGCGCCCTCCTCCGCCGTCGAGCGCTGACGGCCGGGGCCGAGCCGCTGCTCACCTGGTACCAGCCCAGCACCGGCGCCCGCACCGAGCTCTCGGCGGTCACCCTGCTCAACTGGGTCGACAAGACCAGCCACCTGCTCGACGAGCTGGACGTGACCCCCGGGGACGTCGTCGCGCTGCCGCTGGCCGAGGCCGCCCCCGGCCACTGGGTGACGGCGGTCTGGCAGCTGGCCTGCTGGCAGGTGGGCGCCGAGGTCGGCGTCGGCGGGGACCCGGGCGACGCGGCCCTCGTGGTCACCGGCCCCGACTGGCAGCCGGCCGCCGCGGCGGGCGTCGACGTCGTCGCCTGCTCGCTGCACCCGCTGGGCCTGCCGTTCGGCACCCCCCTGCCCACCCCGGTGCTCGACTACTCCCTGGAGGTCCGGGGGCAGTCCGACGTCTACCCCGCGGTCCGGCAGCCCGCCGACGGCCCCGCCTGGTCCGACGCGGAGCGACGACTCAGCCAGGCCGGGCTCGTCGACGCCGGTGCCGCGGCCGGACCCGCGGGCCGACGGCTGGTCCGCCCCACCGGGCCCTTCGCGACGGCGCTGGCCGCGGTGCTGCGACCGCTGGTGGCGGGCGGGTCGAGCGTCGTCGTCGACGGCCCCGCCGAGCCGGCGACGCTGGACCGGCTGGCGCAGGAGGAGCGGGCGGAGGCCTGAGCCGCCGCCCGTCGCCTCACTCGTTCTGCGGGAACCCCAGGTTCAGCCCGCCGTGGCTCGGGTCGAGCCAGCGGGTGGTGACGACCTTGCCGCGGGTGAAGAACTGCACGCCCTCGACGCCGTGGGCGTGGCTGTCGCCGAACAGGCTGTTCTTCCAGCCGCCGAAGGAGTAGTAGGCCATCGGGACCGGCACCGGCACGTTGATGCCGATCATCCCGACGCTCACCTCGTTCTGGAACTGCCGGGCCGCGCCCCCGTCGTTGGTGAAGATGGCCGTCCCGTTGCCGTAGGGGTTCTCGTTGATCAGCCGGACGCCCTCGGCGTAGGAGCCGACCCGGACGACGGCGAGCACCGGGCCGAAGATCTCGTCGGTGTAGATGCTCATGTCGGTGGTCACGTGGTCGAACAGCGTCGGGCCCACGAAGAAGCCCTCGCCCTCGCTGTCGGGCTGCACGGCCCGGCCGTCGACGACGAGGGTGGCCCCGGCGGCCTCCCCGGCGTCGACGTAGCCGGCGACCCGGTCCCGGGCCACCGCGGTGACCAGCGGGCCCATGTCGCAGCCCCGGGTGCCGTCGCCGGTCCGCAGCCCGACGGTGCGCTGGCGGATCTTCTCCACCAGCGCGTCGGCGACCGGCTCGACCGCCAGCACGGCCGAGATGGCCATGCACCGCTCCCCCGCCGAGCCGTAGCCCGCGTTGACGGCCTGGTCCGCGGCCAGGTCGAGGTCGGCGTCGGGCAGCACGAGCATGTGGTTCTTGGCCCCGCCGAGGGCCTGCACGCGCTTGCCGTGGCGGGTGCCGGTCTCGTAGACGTAGCGCGCGATCGGCGTCGAGCCCACGAAGGAGACCGAGGCGACGTCGGGGTGGGTCAGCAGGCCGTCGACGGCGACCTTGTCGCCGTTCAGCACGTTGAAGACGCCGTCGGGCAGGCCGGCCTCCTTCCACAGCTGCGCCATCCACAGCGCCGCCGTCGGCACCTTCTCGCTGGGCTTGAGCACGACGGTGTTGCCGGCGGCGATGGCGATCGGGAAGAACCACATCGGCACCATCGCCGGGAAGTTGAACGGGGAGATGATCCCGACGACGCCGAGCGGCTGGCGCACCGAGTGCACGTCCACCCGGGTCGAGGCGTTCTCGGTGAAGGCACCCTTGACCAGGTGCGGGATGCCGCAGGCGAACTCGACGACCTCCTGGCCGCGGCTCACCTCGCCGAGGGCGTCGGAGAGCACCTTGCCGTGCTCGGCGGTGATGATCGCGGCCAGCTCGGGCTTGCGCGCGTTGAGCAGCTCGCGGAAGGCGAAGAGCACCTGCGTCCGCTTGGCCAGCGACGTGTCACGCCAGCCGGGGAACGCTGCCGCCGCAGCCGCGACCACGGTGTTCACGTCCTCGGACGAGGCCAGGGCCAGCTGCGCGCTGACCTCGCCGGTCGCCGGGTTGGTCACGTCGGAGAACCGGCCTCCGGTGCCCTCGAAGGAGGTGCCGTTGCACCAGTGGTGAAGCGTGGATGCCATGTGTTGTCCTTCGTCGTTCCTAGTGGGCGGCGGGCAGGAGCCGAGTGCCGGCACCGTTCCCGACGTGCTTCTCGATCAGCGCCACAGCCTTGTCGCGCTGGCGCTCGGAGATGCCGCGCGCGTCCTCCTCGAAGCCGAAGACGCAGCTGGACACCACCCCGTCGAAGCCGACGTCGGCCAGCGCGGCGAAGACCGCGTCGTGGTCGACCTCGCCGCGGCCCAGCTCCATGTGCTGGTGGACCCGGACGGCGTTGCCGGGCGGGTTGGTGATGTAGCGCAGGCCGTGCGACGCCGTGTGGTCGAAGGCGTCGGCCAGGTGCACGTAGCGCACCTTCTCCGCGGCCGCGGCGATCACCGTCGCCGCGTCGTGGCCCTGGTGGAAGGCGTGCGGGGTGCAGTAGAGGAAGCCGACCCAGTCCCGGTTGAGCCCGCGGACCAGGCCGACGGCGTCGAGGCCGTCCTCGACGAAGTCGTCGGGGTGCGGCTCCAGGACCAGGCTGATCCCCTCGCGCTCGAGGACCGGCGCCAGCTCGTCGAAGGAGCGCAGGAACTGCGCCTCGGCGTGCTCCGCGGCCTCGGGCCGGCCGTTGAACTCGCTCGTCAGGGTGTCCACCCCGAGGTCGACGGCGATCTGGATCGTCCGCCGCCAGGCCCGGACGGCGGCCTGCCGCTCGTCCTCCCCCGGACCCGACCAGCGCTGGACCGGCAGCAGCGAGGCGATCCCGACGCCCGCGTCGGCCGCCACCTTCCGCAGCCTCCGCACCCCGGCGTCATCGACCCGGGGGTGCCGGAAGAACGGGAGGAAGTCGGCCTTCGGCGACAGCTCCATCCAGGCGTAACCCAGGCTCGCGACGAGGTCGGGCAGCTCGTGGACGCGATGGGTGGCGAAGAACATCTGCGGGTCCAGCGCCAGCTTCACCGCGCGGCCTCCAGGTCGGGGGCGCGCACGCCCGCGGGCGGCGCGGCCGGCGCGCCGTCGAGGGGCTCGAGGACGACGGGCACCTCGGCGCCGGTGCGGACGGCCTCCACCCCGGCCTCGCAGACCGCGACGGCGGCGTAGCCGTCCCAGGCCCCGGGGCCGTCGACGGTCCCGCGCCGGGCGGCGTCGACCCAGCGCTGCAGCTCGAGGTCGTAGGCCTGGCCGAAGCGCTCCACGAAGCCGGGGGTCAGGGTGCCGCCCCAGCGCCCGTCGGTGCGCCGGACCACGAGGTTCTGGTCGAGCCCGATGGTGGCGCTGCCGCGCTCGCCGACGACCTCGGTCCGGACCTCGTAGGCCACGCCGGACCGCACGTAGATCTCGTCGGTGACCACCCGGCCCGACGCGGTCCTGAAGACCACGAGCATCGGGTCGTGGGTGCCGGCCGGGGCGCTGGCCGTGGCCACCCCCGCGATCACCTGCACGCTGGTGATCTCCTCGTCCAGCAGGAAACGGGCGACGTCGACCTCGTGCACGACCGAGTCCCTGATCATGAACTCGGAGTTGAAGTGCTCGGGCACGTGGGGGTTGCGGTGGGTGCAGTGCACCATCAGCGGGTTGCCGAGGTCGCCGTCGGTGACCAGCTTCTTCAGCGCGACGTACTCGGGGTCGAAGCGGCGCATGAAGCCGACCTGGACCAGCCGGCGGCCGAGGGCGCGCTCCTTCTCCACGAGCGCGCGGGCCGAGGCGACGTCGGTCGTCAGCGGCTTCTCGCAGAGGACGGGGAGGCCGCGGTCGAGGCAGGCGCCGACCTGCGCGTCGTGGGCCGCGCCCGGGCTGGCGACCAGCACCGCGTCGACGTCGTCGGCGGCGATGGCCTCGAACGGGTCCTCGACCACCCGCGCGCCGACCCGGTCGGCCACGACGGCCGCGCGCTCGGCCGACCAGTCGTTGACCACGGTGACGCGCGCCCCGCGCACCCGGGTGCTGAGCGCCTCGGCGTGGAAGGTGCCCATCACCCCGACGCCGAGCACGGCCACCCGCAGCTCCGCCAGCGGGGCCCGGCCGGCCTCGTCGGGCGCGGCGCTCATCGGATCTCCCCCATCGCGAGCTGCACGTCGCTGCAGGCCGACAGGTAGGCCTTGGTGCGCCGGGCGATGGGCAGCGGGAGGTCCGGCGGGCAGGGGTAGAGGTCGTGCTCGATGATCCCGGACAGGTCGCGGCCCAGCCCGGCCAGCGCCTCGAGGACCGGCGGCATGTCCGGCACGCCCAGCGGGGGCTCGGTCATCGCACCCATCCGGACGGCCTCGGGCCACACGACGTCCTTGTCGCGGACCACCTCCATGACCGCCGGGTCCACCTGCTTGAGGTGCACGTAGCCGATCCGCTCCGGGTAGCGGGTGATCAGCTCGACGGAGTCCCCGCCGTAGTAGGCGATGTGACCGGTGTCCAGGCACAGGTTCACCGCGGCCGGGTCGGTCGACTCGAGGAACCGCTCCACGTCGGGCTGGTAGCCGACGTGGCTCTCGGCGTGCGGGTGGAACTGGAGCGCCAGCCCGTACTCCTCCCGCACCCGACGGCCCAGCTCGTCGGTCTGCGACGTCAGCCGCTCCCACTGCTCGGCCGTCAGGTCGGGGCTCTCCAGCTGCGCGCCGGTCTTCTCGTCGCGGTACATGGCCGGGATGACCACGACGTGCTGCCCGCCGACCGCCCGGGTGAGGGCGGCGACGTCGGTGACCTGGCGCCAGGTGAAGTCCCAGGAGTCGGGCTGGTGCAGCCGGGAGAACACGGTGCCGGCGAGCACGGAGAGCCCGTACCGGTCGAGCTCGCCGCGGAGCTCCTCGGGGTCCGTCGGCAGGTAGCCGTAGGGCCCCAGCTCGATGGCCTCGTAGCCCGCCTCCGCCACCTCGCGGAGGAAGGTGCTGGCCGGCACCTGCGCCGGGTCGCTGGGGAACCACACCCCCCACGAGTCGGGGGCCGTGCCGATGGTGAGGGTCGATGCCACTGCGTCTCCTGCGTCGTCGCTGGGGTGGGGAGGGTGGGGAACGGGGGCTAGCGGGTGGGGCGGAGGAAGGGCCGCTGGGCGGTCTTGTGCGCCTCGTAGGTGCGGCGGGCCTCCTGGGTGGAGGACAGCGTCGAGGTGGCGCTGACCGGCACGTCCCACCAGGACGCGGAGTCGGGGGCGCTGACCAGGGGGTCGGTCTCGACGTGGATGACCGTCGAGCGCTCGGAGGCCTTGGCCGCCGTGACCGCGTCGGCGAGCTCGGCGACGGTGGTGGTGCGGACGACGTCGAGGCCGAAGCTCGCGGCGTTCGCGGCCAGGTCGACGGGCAGCACGTCGCCGTCGAGGCGGCCCGAGGCGGGGTCGCGGTAGCGGTAGCGGGTGCCGAACCGCTGCGAGCCCAGCGACTCCGACAGCGCGCCGATGGAGGCGTAGCCGTGGTTCTGGACGAGGACGGTGATGATCTTGACGCCCTCCTGGACCGCCGTGGCCAGCTCGGTGGCCATCATCAAGTAGGAGCCGTCGCCCACCAGGACGAACACGTCGCGGTCGGGGCAGGCCAGCCGGACGCCGATCCCGCCGGCGACCTCGTAGCCCATCGTCGAGTAGCCGTACTCGACGTGGTAACCCTTCGGGTCGCGGGTCCGCCACAGCTTGTGCAGGTCCCCGGGCATCGAGCCGGCCGCGCAGACGACGACGTCACGGGGGTCGGAGAGCTCGTTGACCACCCCGATCACCTCCGCCTGGGTGAGCCGGCCCTCCGACCCCGACGTCGCCGGCCGGTAGGCGGCGCTGACGGCGGCGTCCCACTCCGCGTCCAGCGCCGCGTACCGGGACCGGTAGGCCTCGTCGACGGCGTGCCCGGCCAGCAGCGCCGTGAGCGCCTCGAGCGTCTCGCGGGCGTCGGCGACGACGGCGAGCCCGGCGTGCTTGACGGCGTCGATCCGGGCGACGTTGACGTTGACGAACTGGACGTCGGGGTCGGCGAACGCCGTCCGGCTGGCGGTGGTGAAGTCGGAGTAGCGGGTGCCGATCCCGATGACCAGGTCCGCCTCCGCGGCGACGGCGTTGGCGGCCGTGGTGCCGGTGGCCCCGACCGCCCCGAGGCACTGCGGGTGGTCGAAGACGAGGGTGCCCTTGCCGGCCTGGGTCTGCCCGACGGGGATGCCGGTCGCGTCGCAGAACGCGGCCAGGGCGTCGGTGGCGCCGGAGTAGTGCACCCCTCCCCCGGCGACGACGAGCGGCCGGCGCGCGGAGCGGATGAGCTCGGCGGCGCGCTCCAGCGCCGCGCGCTCGGGCAGCGGCCGGGCGATCGGCCAGACCCGCCGCTCGAACAGCTCGACGGGCCAGTCGTGGGCCTGGGCCTGCACGTCCTGGGGCAGGC
This window harbors:
- a CDS encoding coenzyme F420-0:L-glutamate ligase, translated to MITVFAPDGAGEVVVGTDLADLVLRTVAADPHGPLVDGDVVVVTSKVLSKAAGLARPGADREAAVDEQTVRTVARRGPTRIVRTRHGLTLAAAGVDASNVAAGTVLVLPADPDADAADLLAALAARTGLALAVVVSDTAGRAWREGQTDQAIGAAGLRVLERYAGRQDGYGNDLKVTAMAVADEVAGAADLVKGKLAGRPVAVVRGLGHLVQPVGGPDGTARALVRDPGQDMFSRGAREAVLLAALTATGQPERYEEVVALDEPERTAAVLAGTGPDGEPLGPQAVALVRALLAADLR
- a CDS encoding sugar phosphate isomerase/epimerase family protein yields the protein MKLALDPQMFFATHRVHELPDLVASLGYAWMELSPKADFLPFFRHPRVDDAGVRRLRKVAADAGVGIASLLPVQRWSGPGEDERQAAVRAWRRTIQIAVDLGVDTLTSEFNGRPEAAEHAEAQFLRSFDELAPVLEREGISLVLEPHPDDFVEDGLDAVGLVRGLNRDWVGFLYCTPHAFHQGHDAATVIAAAAEKVRYVHLADAFDHTASHGLRYITNPPGNAVRVHQHMELGRGEVDHDAVFAALADVGFDGVVSSCVFGFEEDARGISERQRDKAVALIEKHVGNGAGTRLLPAAH
- a CDS encoding CoA-acylating methylmalonate-semialdehyde dehydrogenase, with protein sequence MASTLHHWCNGTSFEGTGGRFSDVTNPATGEVSAQLALASSEDVNTVVAAAAAAFPGWRDTSLAKRTQVLFAFRELLNARKPELAAIITAEHGKVLSDALGEVSRGQEVVEFACGIPHLVKGAFTENASTRVDVHSVRQPLGVVGIISPFNFPAMVPMWFFPIAIAAGNTVVLKPSEKVPTAALWMAQLWKEAGLPDGVFNVLNGDKVAVDGLLTHPDVASVSFVGSTPIARYVYETGTRHGKRVQALGGAKNHMLVLPDADLDLAADQAVNAGYGSAGERCMAISAVLAVEPVADALVEKIRQRTVGLRTGDGTRGCDMGPLVTAVARDRVAGYVDAGEAAGATLVVDGRAVQPDSEGEGFFVGPTLFDHVTTDMSIYTDEIFGPVLAVVRVGSYAEGVRLINENPYGNGTAIFTNDGGAARQFQNEVSVGMIGINVPVPVPMAYYSFGGWKNSLFGDSHAHGVEGVQFFTRGKVVTTRWLDPSHGGLNLGFPQNE
- a CDS encoding DUF3105 domain-containing protein, which codes for MAKSPTPAPGTSRRDRLASFEAARKAEQRRRTIGLFAICGVLALALLAYPVYLFVDDYKARNATITDFGPAASAAGCDPAASNPATGNQEHVAEGTKVTYDRFPPDSGPHYATPAPFTKHFYSTADRPQVETLVHNLEHGYTVVWYRAEAPQDQVDTLSDIAKTFGSDDYDPADKFIAAPWSEADGGPFPDGKDVVLTRWTADPANPADTTKQQGVRQACGQVSGAAIADFMTQYPVVNSPEPNGA
- the iolD gene encoding 3D-(3,5/4)-trihydroxycyclohexane-1,2-dione acylhydrolase (decyclizing), yielding MPRTVNLTVAQAMVKFLSVQHSSSDGVEEKLFAGCLGIFGHGNVAGFGQALLQAELARTGGRGGVVPLGNDTEEPDALPYVLGRNEQAMVHTAVAHARMKERRQTWVVSTSVGPGATNMVTGAALATINRLPVLLVPADTFADRAASPLLQELEQPSAGDVTVNDCFRPVSRYFDRIWRPEQLPSALLSAMRVLTDPAETGAVTLCLPQDVQAQAHDWPVELFERRVWPIARPLPERAALERAAELIRSARRPLVVAGGGVHYSGATDALAAFCDATGIPVGQTQAGKGTLVFDHPQCLGAVGATGTTAANAVAAEADLVIGIGTRYSDFTTASRTAFADPDVQFVNVNVARIDAVKHAGLAVVADARETLEALTALLAGHAVDEAYRSRYAALDAEWDAAVSAAYRPATSGSEGRLTQAEVIGVVNELSDPRDVVVCAAGSMPGDLHKLWRTRDPKGYHVEYGYSTMGYEVAGGIGVRLACPDRDVFVLVGDGSYLMMATELATAVQEGVKIITVLVQNHGYASIGALSESLGSQRFGTRYRYRDPASGRLDGDVLPVDLAANAASFGLDVVRTTTVAELADAVTAAKASERSTVIHVETDPLVSAPDSASWWDVPVSATSTLSSTQEARRTYEAHKTAQRPFLRPTR
- a CDS encoding Gfo/Idh/MocA family protein, translated to MSAAPDEAGRAPLAELRVAVLGVGVMGTFHAEALSTRVRGARVTVVNDWSAERAAVVADRVGARVVEDPFEAIAADDVDAVLVASPGAAHDAQVGACLDRGLPVLCEKPLTTDVASARALVEKERALGRRLVQVGFMRRFDPEYVALKKLVTDGDLGNPLMVHCTHRNPHVPEHFNSEFMIRDSVVHEVDVARFLLDEEITSVQVIAGVATASAPAGTHDPMLVVFRTASGRVVTDEIYVRSGVAYEVRTEVVGERGSATIGLDQNLVVRRTDGRWGGTLTPGFVERFGQAYDLELQRWVDAARRGTVDGPGAWDGYAAVAVCEAGVEAVRTGAEVPVVLEPLDGAPAAPPAGVRAPDLEAAR
- a CDS encoding mannose-1-phosphate guanylyltransferase, encoding MRYVLIMAGGSGKRLWPLSRQDMPKQLLKVLGGKSLLRIAYERLEGLVPPERVLVCTGADYAHVVAEELPEVLAENILGEPEGRDSLNAVAWPAAVLAARDPEAVVAVVTADQIMHPVEAFQTALAEGFAVAEEDPGALVTFGVVPTSAHTGYGYLRHADALAGHPDVHTVAEFKEKPDLATAQGYLDSGSYWWNAGMFVWRAATLLEQLAQLHPDTHAQVTALAAEPDRLAEIYPRLLKISVDYAVMEPASQGRGSGHVVAVRLPITWHDVGGFASLSEQLPRDAQGNATQGVSVLVDARDNLVINHAEDGRLVAVVGLSDTVIVQTPQITLVCPVSEAERIKELVAEVTERLGRSYA
- a CDS encoding TIGR03089 family protein → MSDTVSALLRRRALTAGAEPLLTWYQPSTGARTELSAVTLLNWVDKTSHLLDELDVTPGDVVALPLAEAAPGHWVTAVWQLACWQVGAEVGVGGDPGDAALVVTGPDWQPAAAAGVDVVACSLHPLGLPFGTPLPTPVLDYSLEVRGQSDVYPAVRQPADGPAWSDAERRLSQAGLVDAGAAAGPAGRRLVRPTGPFATALAAVLRPLVAGGSSVVVDGPAEPATLDRLAQEERAEA
- a CDS encoding TIM barrel protein encodes the protein MASTLTIGTAPDSWGVWFPSDPAQVPASTFLREVAEAGYEAIELGPYGYLPTDPEELRGELDRYGLSVLAGTVFSRLHQPDSWDFTWRQVTDVAALTRAVGGQHVVVIPAMYRDEKTGAQLESPDLTAEQWERLTSQTDELGRRVREEYGLALQFHPHAESHVGYQPDVERFLESTDPAAVNLCLDTGHIAYYGGDSVELITRYPERIGYVHLKQVDPAVMEVVRDKDVVWPEAVRMGAMTEPPLGVPDMPPVLEALAGLGRDLSGIIEHDLYPCPPDLPLPIARRTKAYLSACSDVQLAMGEIR